Proteins from a genomic interval of Cydia amplana chromosome 8, ilCydAmpl1.1, whole genome shotgun sequence:
- the LOC134650497 gene encoding cyclic GMP-AMP synthase-like receptor: MSQNRNRTNSNSSDDGSVSNWAVAGLVGLAGLAIGAGAYYLTSSSSSQAEERKKKEERERAEARQREQARQEAENQGGYAGWNLLTNVACAVGSAVMGSQMSAAAPLEPEPVLVVPDHPVITNMNGLLHDIYVRYIALKDKEFEEHYNVFMNIFYRLHEQMKVADKYYNRYSSTVQFAGSHYDRLRINKPDEFDMDIIIGLPVNIKEAPNPANSDIVLEPKAPGFIQLKAGTQFQNLPKRDGGDWLINRTAHEWLDERNYLLRSKFADWFKSVVNKAMNSFPADPSSGRRVLNVDGIPYTLWLSSSGPAITLIIKNSKGFRLDVDLVPALKFPEERWPICKPYRKVPDNCHHDIFMVVPKPMKGGLSRYDTERSWRIAMHLQERDIMHATENMRQAIRLIKKLRDSQGLNKIASYYIKTIFYHEAIARQNETHFWRNSQSYLFNIMVKKFIEHLESGEIAYFWNKENNLIGHIERSTLTGYANKLKKMVPILDDPSKYKQAAKYLLTESQFKAYNDKFLHI; encoded by the exons ATGagtcaaaatcgaaatcgcACGAACAGCAATAGCAGTGATGATGGTTCAGTAAGCAACTGGGCAGTAGCAGGCTTGGTGGGACTAGCCGGACTAGCTATAGGTGCCGGAGCGTACTACCTGACTTCATCCTCATCATCGCAGGCGGAAGAACGGAAGAAAAAGGAAGAAAGAGAGAGGGCAGAGGCAAGACAGAGGGAACAGGCCAGGCAAGAAGCGGAGAACCAAGGAGGATATGCTGGATGGAATTTATTAACCAATGTGGCCTGTGCTGTAGGCAGCGCTGT AATGGGATCCCAGATGTCTGCAGCTGCACCCTTAGAGCCAGAGCCTGTGCTGGTGGTCCCGGATCATCCGGTGATCACAAACATGAACGGGCTGCTGCATGACATATATGTGCGGTACATAGCGCTGAAGGATAAAGAGTTTGAGGAGCACTATAATGTGTTCATGAATATATTTTACCGGCTGCATGAGCAGATGAAGGTGGCAGATAAATACTATAATCGCTATTCAAGTACT GTACAATTCGCGGGCAGCCACTACGATCGCCTGCGTATCAACAAGCCTGATGAATTCGACATGGACATAATTATCGGTTTACCTGTCAACATCAAGGAGGCCCCAAACCCGGCCAACAGCGACATAGTCCTCGAACCCAAGGCCCCCGGCTTCATACAACTGAAGGCCGGGACACAGTTCCAGAACCTGCCCAAGAGAGACGGCGGTGACTGGCTCATCAATAGAACTGCGCACGAGTGGCTGGATGAGAGGAACTATTTGCTCCGCTCGAAATTCGCTGACTGGTTTAAAAGTGTTGTTAACAAG GCAATGAACAGTTTCCCCGCAGACCCGTCGTCCGGTCGCCGCGTGCTGAACGTGGACGGTATTCCGTACACCTTGTGGCTGTCGTCGAGCGGGCCGGCCATCACGCTCATCATCAAGAACTCGAAGGGGTTCCGGTTGGACGTGGACCTGGTCCCGGCCCTCAAGTTCCCTGAGGAACGCTGGCCTATCTGCAAACCGTATAGAAAG GTGCCAGACAACTGCCACCACGACATATTCATGGTGGTGCCGAAGCCCATGAAGGGCGGGCTGAGCCGCTACGACACGGAGCGCTCGTGGCGCATCGCCATGCACCTGCAGGAGCGAGACATCATGCACGCCACAGAGAACATGCGCCAGGCCATACGACTG ATCAAAAAACTCCGCGACTCCCAAGGCTTGAACAAAATAGCGAGTTACTACATCAAAACGATCTTCTACCACGAGGCTATAGCGCGGCAAAACGAAACCCATTTCTGGCGTAACAGCCAATCCTATCTCTTCAATATTATGGTGAAAAAGTTCATCGAGCATCTCGAATCCGGAGAAATTGCGTATTTTTGGAACAAGGAGAACAATCTCATTGGACACATTGAAAGATCCACGTTAACGGGCTATGCTAATAAGCTGAAGAAAATGGTACCGATTTTGGACGATCCGTCGAAATATAAACAGGCTGCGAAGTATTTGCTTACAGAAAGCCAGTTTAAGGCGTACAACGATAAATTCTTGCACATTTGA
- the LOC134650404 gene encoding cyclic GMP-AMP synthase-like receptor encodes MVVPKPLKGGRSPLDSERSWRLAMHIQEKQLMYDTCHMKQVIRLIKKLRDSLGMDNIASYYIKTIFYHEAIEREQDEDFWCRNSRADLFIHMVKKFLQYMENKNIPYFWNPDNNLIGHIHDSTLTSYANQLRKLVKFLNNLDDPSNYKKVAKFLLTESQFQLVHTSKPQENPKNPVRNLNSLLRDIYEVRDKPVRDQHFPKYFKVFQAVSLKFNDLMKQVDPYYERYSLVRFEGRKDRLRINKPDDLDMEIVIGLPVNTHEPAHGDVIQDVAPGFVKLNIGDQLQNLLDREGEWQIIQTAHRWLDKDNYLLRSLFMDWYKSVVDKALNLFDVTEDNLPFAMTMIMVEGDTYTLRLADSQSYTLIVEDPQSGFRLDVDLIPALEFLDKDSTRMPSKRRKKGNFLVVPKPMKGGPDEGAAWRRPLQLQGWDLLYMKQAIRLIKKLRDSQGMDKIESYYIKTMFYHESIEQEHDPDFWSRNAPATLFIHMVKRLHQNLETKNIPYFWNKDYNLIGNIDESILDGYAKKLNRFIKVLEDPSEYKMVAKYLMSESQFKEYKKKLLKI; translated from the exons ATGGTGGTGCCGAAGCCCCTGAAGGGGGGTCGCAGCCCGCTCGACTCGGAGCGCTCCTGGCGGCTAGCCATGCACATACAGGAGAAACAGCTCATGTACGACACCTGTCATATGAAGCAGGTCATACGACTG ATAAAAAAGCTCCGCGATTCCTTAGGCATGGACAACATTGCTAGCTACTACATCAAGACCATATTCTACCATGAGGCCATCGAACGAGAGCAAGACGAAGATTTTTGGTGCAGAAACAGCCGCGCAGACCTCTTCATACACATGGTCAAGAAGTTTCTACAATACATGGAAAACAAGAACATTCCATACTTCTGGAACCCAGACAATAATTTGATAGGACACATTCATGACTCGACTTTAACCAGCTACGCAAATCAGCTCAGGAAACTAGTCAAGTTTTTGAATAATTTGGATGACCCGTCGAACTATAAGAAGGTTGCGAAGTTTTTGTTGACGGAGAGCCAGTTTCAGTT AGTCCACACTTCGAAACCTCAAGAAAATCCGAAAAACCCAGTAAGAAATTTGAACAGCTTACTTCGTGACATATACGAAGTGAGAGACAAGCCGGTGAGGGACCAGCATTTTCCGAAATACTTCAAAGTGTTCCAAGCTGTGTCCTTAAAGTTTAACGATCTGATGAAGCAGGTGGACCCATACTATGAGCGGTATTCCTTA GTCCGATTTGAGGGTAGAAAAGACCGGCTACGCATCAACAAGCCGGACGACCTCGACATGGAAATCGTCATCGGCCTGCCTGTCAACACGCATGAGCCTGCGCATGGTGACGTCATACAGGACGTGGCACCCGGTTTTGTGAAGCTGAATATTGGAGACCAGTTGCAAAACTTGCTGGATAGGGAAGGAGAATGGCAGATAATACAAACTGCTCACAG ATGGTTAGACAAGGACAACTATCTGCTCCGCTCCCTGTTCATGGACTGGTACAAGAGCGTAGTCGACAAAGCGTTGAACCTCTTCGATGTGACTGAAGATAACCTCCCGTTCGCCATGACTATGATAATGGTTGAG GGGGATACGTACACCCTGCGATTGGCGGACAGCCAGTCCTACACGCTGATCGTCGAGGACCCGCAGAGCGGGTTCCGGCTGGACGTGGACCTGATCCCGGCACTCGAGTTCCTTGACAAGGATAGCACAAGG ATGCCGAGCAAGCGACGTAAGAAAGGAAATTTCTTGGTGGTCCCTAAACCCATGAAAGGTGGACCCGACGAGGGGGCGGCCTGGCGGCGCCCCCTGCAGCTGCAGGGGTGGGACCTCTTGTACATGAAACAGGCCATCCGACTG atCAAGAAGCTCCGGGACTCCCAAGGCATGGACAAAATAGAAAGCTACTACATCAAGACCATGTTCTACCATGAGTCCATCGAACAAGAACATGATCCAGATTTTTGGAGCAGGAACGCTCCCGCTACACTCTTCATACACATGGTTAAGAGACTTCATCAAAATCTGGAGACCAAAAACATCCCGTACttttggaataa AGACTATAATCTCATAGGCAATATAGACGAGTCCATCCTAGACGGTTACGCGAAAAAACTAAACAGATTTATTAAAGTTTTAGAAGATCCTTCGGAGTATAAAATGGTTGCGAAGTACTTGATGTCAGAGAGTCAGTTTAAGGAATATAAAAAGAAGTTATTAAAGATTTAA